Proteins encoded within one genomic window of Methanosarcina barkeri str. Wiesmoor:
- the tnpA gene encoding IS200/IS605 family transposase, with product MLELRSFSHGYGQITYHIVLVPKYRYSIFYNKRIKKDCELILSSICMEKGYKIHAMEVVDDHVHLFLEFHPSTSLSEVIQYLKGGSSYILFKLHPEMRKQYWSGSLWSSGKFYRSVGNVTADTIKHYIKESQRIAKTEAQSHRLKKSGQGGVRINLPERI from the coding sequence ATGTTGGAACTACGTAGTTTTAGCCATGGCTATGGTCAGATTACCTACCACATCGTGTTGGTACCTAAATATCGATACAGTATATTCTACAACAAGCGGATTAAAAAGGATTGCGAGTTGATCCTCAGCAGTATTTGCATGGAAAAAGGCTACAAAATTCATGCAATGGAAGTTGTAGATGATCATGTTCACTTGTTTCTAGAGTTCCATCCAAGTACTTCTCTATCAGAGGTAATTCAATACTTGAAAGGAGGAAGTTCTTACATACTTTTCAAGCTTCATCCTGAAATGAGAAAACAGTATTGGAGTGGAAGTCTATGGTCAAGTGGAAAGTTCTATCGATCTGTTGGGAATGTAACTGCTGACACAATCAAGCATTATATTAAGGAATCGCAGAGAATAGCGAAAACAGAAGCTCAATCACATAGGTTAAAGAAATCCGGGCAAGGTGGAGTTCGAATAAACCTTCCAGAGAGAATTTGA
- a CDS encoding M28 family metallopeptidase has translation MSSRILFITLATLLFLSSFTAATIENLDEREPSSNYTVTPSFDTEIGPVNKNVDALAAYSFDSNMQHNNTSISFDVSQTRLENSTRIISSFGERKIGSKNAAEASLFIKDEMEKAGLQVSLDNFSARVRTRDFNYWNVSGTNVVGIKEGKALKDEIILVTAHYDSRIIVHPESGLKDIFDSEIRKPYLWPVWSDTYICESANGTGADDNAGGVACMLELARVLQNESFDRTIYFIAFSGEEYNLLGSQAWVEAHPELKDDIVAVINVDSIGNEPLYVEYLPQNAWLKSVLENEARDLGIKIQCDIPDYSNFIHPLIGGDHEIFWESDIPAVAICHHNGRNFHKLSDTVDNIDFSIVRNVSVLTAKSLIYLASPYENQAPFVNVSNPEVSGASFELLYNVSDPEATIDIFFDNQSLGNLQSGRNFSLPEGKHTIKVLATDCYGNRGSDSINIVNEEKQNRSFELSDQEIKYCGGKYIIGYPENSVDSNRTLYYYLDGFGPLDTGGFLVLTPCSHNLKIWSEDENGVLFMENETSDFNKYSMEMIEINNPIADRKNPLLFLSCLFAILAVIAFYEKLIKKSFLGQKDSEVKKK, from the coding sequence ATGTCAAGCAGGATACTTTTCATTACACTGGCAACTTTACTTTTTCTATCTTCCTTTACGGCAGCAACAATTGAAAATCTAGACGAAAGGGAACCATCAAGCAACTATACAGTAACACCGTCATTTGATACTGAAATCGGGCCAGTTAACAAGAATGTAGACGCCCTGGCGGCCTACAGTTTTGATTCCAACATGCAACATAACAACACATCTATATCTTTTGATGTTTCTCAAACCAGGCTTGAAAACTCAACTCGAATTATATCTTCTTTTGGAGAACGAAAAATTGGAAGTAAAAACGCTGCTGAAGCTTCCCTATTTATAAAAGATGAAATGGAAAAAGCAGGCCTGCAGGTTTCTCTGGACAATTTTTCCGCGAGGGTACGTACACGTGACTTCAATTACTGGAATGTAAGCGGCACAAACGTAGTGGGGATTAAAGAGGGAAAAGCTCTTAAAGACGAGATTATTCTCGTAACCGCGCATTATGATTCAAGAATAATTGTACATCCAGAATCAGGTTTGAAGGATATTTTTGATTCTGAGATAAGAAAGCCCTATCTCTGGCCAGTCTGGTCCGACACCTATATTTGTGAATCGGCCAACGGAACCGGAGCGGATGACAATGCCGGAGGGGTGGCCTGTATGCTTGAACTTGCAAGGGTCTTGCAGAATGAGTCTTTTGACAGGACAATATATTTCATTGCTTTTTCCGGAGAAGAATACAATCTTCTCGGCAGCCAGGCCTGGGTAGAAGCCCATCCTGAGTTGAAAGATGATATCGTTGCAGTTATTAATGTGGATTCTATAGGAAACGAGCCTCTTTACGTAGAATATCTTCCCCAGAATGCCTGGCTTAAATCCGTTCTTGAAAACGAGGCAAGGGACTTAGGGATCAAAATTCAATGTGACATTCCGGATTACTCAAACTTTATTCATCCTTTAATCGGAGGAGATCATGAAATCTTCTGGGAAAGTGATATTCCTGCAGTAGCAATTTGTCATCACAACGGTAGAAACTTCCACAAGTTAAGTGATACAGTTGACAATATAGATTTTTCGATCGTCAGGAATGTAAGTGTTCTTACTGCCAAAAGTCTCATCTATCTGGCTAGTCCTTACGAGAATCAGGCTCCATTTGTTAATGTTTCCAATCCAGAGGTCTCTGGAGCCTCATTTGAACTCCTCTATAATGTATCTGACCCAGAGGCTACTATTGACATCTTCTTTGACAACCAGAGCCTGGGAAATCTCCAATCAGGCAGGAACTTTTCACTTCCTGAAGGAAAACATACTATCAAAGTTCTTGCAACCGACTGTTATGGAAACAGAGGCTCTGATAGCATAAACATTGTAAATGAGGAAAAGCAGAACAGAAGTTTTGAGCTTTCCGACCAAGAAATAAAGTATTGCGGCGGGAAATATATAATCGGGTATCCAGAAAATTCTGTGGACTCAAACAGGACTCTTTATTATTACCTAGATGGTTTCGGGCCTCTGGATACGGGAGGTTTTTTAGTTCTTACCCCGTGTAGTCACAATCTAAAAATATGGTCTGAAGATGAAAATGGGGTCCTCTTCATGGAAAATGAAACCTCTGACTTTAATAAATACTCTATGGAAATGATTGAGATAAATAATCCGATTGCTGATCGTAAAAATCCTCTTCTTTTCCTTTCATGTTTATTTGCAATTTTGGCTGTTATTGCGTTTTATGAGAAGCTAATTAAAAAGAGTTTTCTAGGTCAGAAGGATTCTGAAGTTAAGAAGAAATAA
- a CDS encoding winged helix-turn-helix transcriptional regulator translates to MITQFIAAMWKIGLLFILVLSTLGTTSADTGGYTVGPCLPDEELEKLGDTVDMSGADVTYSFWEFPLSIKIAYIIGYLTVFFSFFKLAPIILGQIRSLSKNVNKKRIINYVLNEPGCTPSEISRNLKISLGSIRYQIKALKAEDKLILTNEGKFTRVFQNSNVFTNNDKTIISHLKGSTRKQILLNILENPEITNQEISEKLNLDKSTTHWHIKKLREDDVIFSEVEGKFTKYFVNPAVEPELLKWLKY, encoded by the coding sequence ATGATTACTCAATTTATCGCTGCTATGTGGAAGATAGGATTACTTTTTATTCTGGTTCTGAGTACCCTAGGTACTACGAGTGCAGACACCGGAGGATATACCGTTGGTCCCTGCCTACCCGATGAAGAACTTGAAAAATTGGGCGATACTGTTGACATGAGCGGTGCTGACGTAACGTACTCATTCTGGGAATTTCCTTTGTCAATCAAAATCGCTTACATAATCGGGTATTTGACTGTTTTCTTTTCCTTTTTCAAACTGGCTCCCATAATTCTTGGTCAGATAAGGAGCCTAAGTAAAAATGTCAACAAAAAGAGAATTATTAATTATGTGCTGAATGAGCCTGGGTGTACGCCATCCGAAATTTCAAGAAACCTGAAAATTAGCCTGGGATCTATAAGATATCAGATCAAAGCACTCAAAGCTGAAGATAAATTGATCTTAACGAATGAAGGAAAGTTCACAAGAGTCTTTCAAAATTCCAATGTTTTCACAAACAACGATAAAACAATAATCTCACATCTTAAAGGCAGTACAAGAAAACAAATACTCCTTAATATTCTGGAAAATCCTGAAATTACAAACCAGGAAATCTCAGAAAAACTGAATTTAGACAAAAGCACTACTCACTGGCATATAAAAAAATTAAGGGAAGACGATGTCATTTTCTCTGAAGTAGAAGGCAAGTTTACAAAATATTTTGTGAATCCAGCTGTGGAGCCGGAGTTGCTGAAATGGCTCAAATACTGA
- a CDS encoding Xaa-Pro peptidase family protein — protein sequence MIKKVPLTELKNRMRNFRKRMDISNPQWEITVIFSKINLYYFTGTMQDGMLIIPKHGEATFWVRRSYERALDESLFPNIKPMNSFRDAAKSISGLSNTVYLETEVVPLALYQRFQKYFPFKNVKSADAQICAVRAVKSEYELSLTREAGRIHQHVLEDLVPEMLKEGMSEVDLSTELYSVMVEEGHHGLCRFGMFDTEMVLGNVCFGESSIYPSYFNGPGGIYGMSPAVPLIGSRDRKLKKGDLVFIDIGCGVEGYNTDKTTTYMFGSSLPQYAIDAHNKCVEIQNEAASMLKPGAIPSEIYTTIMNKLDSEFLQNFMGFGNRKVKFIGHAVGLLIDETPVIAEGFDEPLQEGMVFALEPKKGIENIGMVGIENTFIVTAKGGECITGDNPGLIQMF from the coding sequence ATGATTAAAAAAGTACCCTTAACCGAATTGAAAAACCGGATGAGAAATTTTAGAAAACGAATGGATATCTCAAATCCCCAATGGGAGATAACTGTTATTTTTAGCAAAATAAATCTTTATTATTTTACAGGTACGATGCAAGATGGAATGCTGATTATCCCCAAGCATGGAGAAGCAACTTTCTGGGTACGTCGCAGCTACGAAAGAGCCCTGGATGAGTCTTTATTTCCAAATATAAAACCTATGAACAGTTTCCGTGATGCCGCAAAGAGTATAAGTGGGCTTTCGAACACAGTATACCTTGAAACCGAAGTTGTTCCTCTAGCTTTGTACCAGAGATTTCAAAAATACTTCCCTTTTAAGAATGTCAAATCTGCTGACGCTCAAATTTGCGCTGTCAGAGCAGTAAAAAGCGAATATGAACTCTCGCTAACAAGAGAAGCTGGAAGGATTCACCAGCATGTACTGGAAGATCTTGTACCCGAAATGCTAAAGGAAGGAATGAGTGAAGTAGACCTATCAACCGAACTATATTCAGTTATGGTTGAAGAAGGACATCACGGATTATGCCGTTTTGGAATGTTCGATACCGAGATGGTCCTGGGAAATGTTTGCTTCGGTGAAAGCTCGATTTATCCTTCCTACTTTAACGGGCCTGGCGGAATTTACGGGATGAGCCCTGCAGTTCCCCTTATCGGAAGCCGTGATAGAAAACTGAAAAAAGGAGATCTGGTATTCATTGATATCGGATGCGGTGTTGAAGGCTATAACACGGATAAAACTACCACATATATGTTTGGTTCTTCGCTTCCACAATACGCCATAGATGCCCATAATAAATGTGTGGAAATACAGAACGAAGCTGCTTCAATGTTAAAACCAGGTGCCATACCCTCGGAGATCTACACCACCATAATGAATAAGCTCGATTCGGAATTTCTGCAGAATTTCATGGGTTTTGGCAACCGCAAAGTTAAATTCATAGGCCATGCGGTTGGGTTACTAATCGACGAAACACCTGTGATTGCTGAAGGATTTGATGAGCCACTCCAGGAAGGAATGGTATTTGCTCTCGAACCTAAAAAAGGAATTGAAAACATTGGAATGGTAGGAATTGAAAATACATTTATAGTAACTGCTAAAGGTGGAGAGTGTATTACAGGAGATAATCCTGGATTGATTCAAATGTTTTGA
- a CDS encoding DUF2284 domain-containing protein, with the protein MLGKFEDLVEKASGLGLKAYLVDAENIPVENRIALKCAYGCRGYGKRLSCPPNIISVEEFRKIIGEYSSALLLIDERDTSQVSDILEVWGEIRKDSFHKMLELEQEAFREGFTFAHLLRPGSCNECDVCNLEKCIKPELRRFAPEAVGINLLKTMEKAGIVLEFCKPEKTICVGVLLLE; encoded by the coding sequence ATGTTAGGAAAATTTGAAGATCTTGTTGAAAAGGCTTCAGGGTTGGGGCTCAAGGCTTACCTTGTGGATGCAGAAAACATTCCGGTTGAAAACAGGATTGCTCTGAAATGTGCTTACGGCTGCAGAGGTTATGGAAAAAGATTGAGCTGTCCACCTAATATTATATCGGTTGAGGAGTTTAGAAAAATCATCGGAGAGTACAGTAGTGCGCTTCTACTTATCGATGAACGCGATACTTCACAGGTGTCAGATATCCTTGAGGTCTGGGGAGAAATTCGTAAGGACTCCTTCCATAAAATGTTAGAGCTTGAGCAGGAAGCTTTCAGGGAAGGCTTTACTTTTGCGCATCTCCTTAGGCCCGGCTCATGCAATGAATGCGATGTCTGTAATCTTGAAAAATGCATAAAACCAGAATTGAGGCGTTTTGCACCTGAGGCTGTAGGAATAAACCTCCTGAAGACAATGGAAAAGGCAGGAATTGTACTTGAGTTCTGCAAACCTGAGAAAACGATATGTGTAGGAGTCTTACTGCTTGAATGA
- the npdG gene encoding NADPH-dependent F420 reductase: MISEKLKIAVLGGTGNIGEGMVLRLALQNLMAEGVKNEVIIGSRSKEAANEAAKKAISELENCGFDTSRITITGNSNYEAAQAAEVIILTIRFDYILPLLHEIREALEDKILITPVVPMVKEGDLFVYKPPEEGSAALAIQKNVPASTKVVAAFHNIPARKLRDIVKCKAVYHALVCSDDAEAKKLVIKLTDHMGCMKPLDGGPLKQANTMESLTPLLINLAKLNGFKDLGINFS; encoded by the coding sequence TTGATTTCTGAAAAGTTAAAAATAGCTGTTTTAGGAGGAACTGGCAATATAGGAGAGGGCATGGTGCTCAGGCTGGCCCTTCAAAACCTTATGGCTGAAGGCGTAAAGAACGAAGTAATTATAGGGTCCAGATCCAAGGAAGCTGCCAATGAAGCCGCAAAAAAAGCCATCTCCGAACTTGAAAACTGCGGGTTTGATACGTCTAGGATAACTATCACAGGAAACAGTAACTATGAAGCTGCGCAGGCAGCCGAAGTAATAATTCTTACTATTCGTTTTGACTACATTTTGCCTTTGCTGCATGAGATTCGTGAGGCTCTTGAAGACAAGATTCTGATTACTCCTGTAGTCCCGATGGTAAAGGAAGGAGACCTTTTTGTATATAAACCTCCCGAGGAAGGTTCAGCCGCTCTTGCAATTCAGAAAAATGTTCCGGCTTCTACAAAAGTTGTTGCAGCTTTCCACAACATCCCGGCAAGAAAATTGAGGGATATTGTTAAGTGTAAAGCTGTATACCATGCGCTGGTATGTAGCGATGATGCCGAAGCAAAGAAGCTGGTCATTAAACTTACAGATCATATGGGATGCATGAAACCCCTGGATGGAGGCCCTCTTAAGCAGGCAAATACTATGGAATCGCTTACACCACTGCTGATCAACCTTGCAAAACTTAACGGATTTAAAGATCTCGGGATAAATTTCTCCTAA
- a CDS encoding class I SAM-dependent methyltransferase produces the protein MTLENKQIKELITSKWDESSATYDTQHGHKVKSLEEADAWKSMFKKIIPEGKLDVLDVGCGTGELSVLFAEMGHNVTGLDLSEKMMEKGRLKSMSQGLSIKFLKGDAENPPFDEKNFDVVITRHLLWTLPNPKTAVKNWNRVLRDGGYAIIVDGIWDDGSLNTRVRRFISSLGILIFEQANPWKGNYSKELAASLPNASGTSLEESRQYLKNAGFSKIDAYDISHIRKIQKQYMSFWKRIGYNYDYYMLYGEK, from the coding sequence ATGACTCTTGAAAACAAACAAATCAAAGAACTCATTACAAGCAAATGGGACGAATCTTCAGCTACCTATGACACACAGCATGGGCACAAAGTGAAAAGTCTTGAGGAAGCTGATGCTTGGAAGTCAATGTTCAAAAAGATCATTCCAGAAGGAAAACTTGATGTTCTGGATGTAGGTTGTGGAACCGGTGAGTTAAGCGTTCTTTTTGCAGAGATGGGACATAACGTCACAGGTCTTGATCTTTCCGAGAAAATGATGGAAAAAGGACGCCTAAAATCCATGTCCCAGGGGCTATCCATTAAATTTCTTAAAGGCGATGCCGAAAATCCTCCTTTTGATGAAAAAAACTTCGACGTGGTAATAACTCGCCACCTTCTGTGGACTCTCCCCAACCCGAAAACAGCTGTAAAGAACTGGAACAGAGTCCTTAGAGATGGAGGTTATGCCATAATCGTCGACGGGATCTGGGACGACGGTTCTCTAAACACCCGAGTCAGACGTTTTATAAGCAGTCTTGGAATTCTTATTTTTGAGCAGGCAAATCCATGGAAAGGAAACTATTCTAAAGAACTGGCAGCTTCGCTTCCCAATGCCAGCGGCACTTCACTGGAAGAGTCTAGACAATATCTTAAGAATGCCGGATTTTCAAAAATCGATGCCTATGACATATCTCATATCAGGAAAATACAGAAGCAATATATGTCTTTCTGGAAACGAATCGGGTACAACTACGATTATTACATGCTCTACGGTGAAAAGTAA
- a CDS encoding ABC transporter substrate-binding protein: protein MYRKKAGSFLLMAVLMVVTMAISGCLDSGKADISNESDVKELTIGEMWDIESIDPAEDMKVICEKALVVETLVTTNEDFSLAPGLATSWQQLDNNTWEFNLRKDVKFHDGTNMTAKDVKFSLDRAISRNVNVASMLNVKSIEVKDNYTLLIKTANFNSILPAVLHYPCTAIINRNSVDENGNLVKPIGTGPYMFESFDEQTNVLTVVKNKNWWGGKVGLDRMVIKGMPDPNTRAIAIESGEIDFTVDVPYSETDRIDALEDINVEKHVEPRVYKIDVNLAKDKLKDTRVRQAISYAIDRDSIVKNVLYNVGEPAAGPFLPNMVWANKDLEPYKQDYKKADSLLTEAGWIDTDGDGIREKDGQKLELNLMTFSTRPGLPPMAEAIAAQLSKIGIKVTPEVLEYGNILERQKEGNWDLSLAPFAIAMVPDPEFVLTNWYSTNGTDNKPGYSNPEVDKLIEEANGITNQEERYAKFNEVEKIVYEEQPMILVAYYGCAIVKKDKVKGYTFDPTAHDYRINAGMYIEK from the coding sequence ATGTACAGAAAGAAAGCAGGCTCATTTTTGCTTATGGCTGTGCTTATGGTAGTCACAATGGCAATTTCGGGTTGTCTCGATTCAGGTAAAGCCGATATAAGTAATGAAAGTGACGTTAAGGAACTGACAATTGGGGAAATGTGGGACATAGAATCTATTGATCCAGCTGAAGACATGAAGGTAATATGTGAAAAAGCTCTGGTTGTGGAAACTCTTGTGACAACAAATGAGGATTTTTCACTGGCACCAGGTCTTGCAACATCATGGCAGCAGCTTGACAATAATACATGGGAATTCAATCTAAGGAAGGATGTCAAGTTCCATGATGGAACCAATATGACTGCAAAAGATGTAAAATTCTCGTTGGATAGAGCCATTAGCAGGAATGTCAATGTTGCATCAATGTTGAATGTAAAATCTATAGAAGTAAAAGATAACTATACTCTGCTCATAAAAACAGCCAACTTCAATTCGATACTTCCAGCTGTACTTCACTATCCCTGCACTGCAATAATAAACAGGAATTCGGTAGATGAAAACGGGAACCTGGTAAAACCCATAGGCACCGGCCCGTATATGTTCGAGTCATTTGACGAGCAGACCAATGTACTTACAGTTGTTAAGAATAAGAATTGGTGGGGAGGGAAGGTAGGCCTTGATAGAATGGTAATCAAAGGTATGCCAGATCCCAACACAAGAGCAATAGCAATAGAAAGCGGAGAGATCGATTTTACAGTAGATGTACCATACAGTGAAACCGACAGGATTGATGCTCTTGAGGATATTAATGTAGAAAAACACGTGGAACCCAGAGTTTATAAGATAGACGTAAATCTCGCAAAGGACAAGTTAAAAGATACCAGAGTCAGGCAGGCGATCTCTTATGCAATTGACAGGGATAGCATTGTAAAAAATGTACTCTATAATGTAGGCGAACCTGCAGCCGGACCTTTCCTTCCTAACATGGTCTGGGCTAACAAAGACCTTGAACCCTACAAGCAGGACTATAAAAAAGCAGATTCACTTCTGACTGAAGCAGGCTGGATTGACACCGATGGAGATGGGATAAGAGAGAAAGATGGTCAGAAGCTGGAACTTAATCTCATGACATTTTCAACAAGGCCCGGACTTCCCCCAATGGCAGAGGCTATTGCAGCACAGCTAAGTAAAATCGGCATAAAAGTGACACCTGAAGTGCTGGAATACGGTAATATTCTTGAGAGGCAAAAAGAAGGAAACTGGGATCTGAGTCTTGCACCATTTGCCATCGCAATGGTGCCTGATCCTGAATTTGTCCTCACTAACTGGTACAGCACAAATGGTACAGACAATAAGCCAGGATACTCAAATCCTGAAGTCGATAAACTCATAGAAGAAGCAAACGGCATCACCAATCAGGAAGAGAGATATGCGAAATTCAACGAGGTTGAAAAAATAGTATACGAAGAACAGCCAATGATCCTTGTGGCTTATTATGGTTGTGCTATCGTTAAGAAAGATAAGGTAAAGGGTTACACCTTTGACCCAACAGCTCACGACTACCGCATTAATGCCGGGATGTATATTGAGAAATAA
- a CDS encoding ABC transporter permease — MHRYLLKRFASMLITLVVACALTFFLMHMIPGETTEIILKHTFIGLEETATEEQLMQFSEKYNLNDPLYIQFFEWLKNFLLNGDIGTSYVYHKPVIYLLKLRLPATILLATSSMLITVVLGISLGVYSALKQNKLSDHILRFISLFGVSMPGFWIGLLLILLFSVKLKLIPATDYGSLENLFLPALALSSHSIASVMRITRTSMLETLGQDYIKFAVAKGLSTRTIVLRHAMKNALLPVITVLGFQMGHLLGGSIVIEQVFTWPGIGSLLVNSISARDIPVVQGCVMCIVAMFLMINFLVDIFYTYLDARIKYD; from the coding sequence ATGCACAGGTATTTACTAAAACGATTTGCATCCATGCTGATCACACTTGTTGTGGCGTGTGCACTGACATTTTTCTTGATGCATATGATACCTGGAGAAACTACAGAGATAATTCTCAAACATACTTTTATAGGTCTTGAAGAAACAGCTACAGAAGAGCAATTGATGCAATTTTCAGAAAAATATAACCTCAATGACCCTCTATACATTCAGTTTTTCGAATGGTTGAAAAACTTTCTGTTAAACGGTGACATCGGTACTTCTTATGTATATCATAAACCTGTGATATATCTTCTGAAACTGCGTCTGCCGGCAACAATCCTTCTGGCGACATCAAGTATGTTGATAACTGTTGTTTTAGGTATAAGCCTGGGAGTGTATTCTGCCTTGAAACAGAATAAGTTGTCAGATCATATTCTCAGGTTTATCAGCCTTTTTGGAGTTTCGATGCCAGGATTCTGGATCGGCCTGCTTCTTATCCTTCTCTTCTCAGTCAAGCTCAAACTGATACCTGCAACGGATTATGGTAGTCTGGAGAATCTCTTCCTGCCAGCCCTTGCGCTCTCATCACATTCGATAGCATCGGTGATGAGGATTACACGAACAAGCATGCTTGAGACACTTGGTCAGGATTACATCAAATTTGCCGTAGCTAAGGGACTTTCTACAAGAACTATAGTCTTAAGGCATGCGATGAAAAATGCTCTGCTACCAGTGATAACAGTTCTTGGCTTTCAGATGGGGCATTTGCTTGGTGGTTCCATTGTTATAGAACAGGTATTTACATGGCCTGGAATAGGCAGTCTCCTTGTCAATTCGATATCTGCTCGTGACATTCCTGTTGTGCAGGGTTGCGTAATGTGTATAGTGGCAATGTTTCTTATGATAAATTTCCTGGTGGATATCTTCTATACGTATCTGGATGCAAGAATAAAATATGATTAA
- a CDS encoding ABC transporter permease: MKNIKIPDSIISEEHIQMIFRRKDMLIALILLFSLMSISLIAPWIVPSDPNEANLTNKNLGPSSEHLLGTDYLGRDMLSRIMIGAHTSLLISFGVVLISLVSGVFLGCMAGYYEGYVDEVISRLIDIFLAFPGIIFVLTVMSMLGTGVMNIIIALSIVQWAGYARLMRGQVISVKKNEYVLSAKMIGVGDLRVLLRHIVPNSIAPILVLATIDIGHVILSISALSFLGIGLPADIPEWGAMLSAGKAYMRTAPFQTIFPGMAITTFVVIFSILGDGMRDILDPQDKGGDMY, from the coding sequence ATGAAAAATATAAAAATTCCTGACAGCATCATCAGTGAAGAACACATACAGATGATCTTCAGGAGAAAGGACATGCTGATTGCCCTTATCCTTCTTTTTTCTCTAATGTCAATATCCCTAATTGCTCCATGGATCGTCCCATCTGATCCCAATGAGGCAAATCTTACAAACAAAAATCTTGGTCCTTCATCAGAACACTTACTTGGCACCGACTATCTAGGACGTGATATGTTGAGCCGAATAATGATTGGGGCCCATACATCCCTATTGATATCATTTGGTGTTGTTTTGATATCTCTTGTGTCTGGCGTTTTTCTGGGATGCATGGCAGGTTACTATGAAGGCTATGTGGATGAGGTGATCTCGAGACTTATAGACATATTCCTTGCATTTCCGGGGATTATTTTTGTCCTGACAGTAATGAGTATGCTTGGCACTGGTGTCATGAATATCATAATTGCGCTTTCAATTGTTCAGTGGGCAGGTTACGCCCGACTGATGCGGGGACAGGTAATTTCAGTTAAAAAGAACGAATATGTGCTTTCAGCAAAGATGATAGGTGTAGGAGATCTCAGGGTACTATTAAGGCACATCGTTCCCAATTCTATAGCTCCCATCCTTGTCCTTGCGACAATTGACATTGGGCATGTCATTCTCTCCATATCTGCCCTGAGTTTTTTGGGTATTGGGCTTCCTGCCGATATCCCCGAATGGGGTGCCATGCTGAGTGCAGGAAAAGCCTATATGAGGACAGCGCCGTTCCAGACAATTTTCCCTGGAATGGCGATAACGACTTTTGTGGTTATTTTCAGCATACTTGGCGATGGAATGCGAGATATTCTGGATCCTCAGGACAAAGGTGGTGATATGTATTGA
- a CDS encoding ABC transporter ATP-binding protein produces the protein MSGNILEIRDLDVFFETNEGYVKAVNKVSLNIKKGECIGIIGETGSGKSVVGQSVLRLLANNAHVSGSIYFHGMDLLEMDIKEIKNIRGKEISLIPQNPAKSLNPVLKNGKQVIEVFDNKNITFPEKREKIISIMKQLLFKNVNHVCNSYPHQLSGGMKQRLLAAIALCSDPELLIADEPTKGLDPDSVDKVCELFMHIKSDHKRTMLIITHDLDFALSICDLIAVMYSGEIVEVNRAKKIINSPSHPYTQGLVNALPRNGLVPLPGQSPSRIFLPTGCFFSQRCKFNSASCVSEHPLLREFEGGVVRCHMY, from the coding sequence ATGTCGGGAAATATTCTTGAAATTCGTGACCTTGATGTCTTTTTTGAAACCAATGAAGGATATGTGAAAGCCGTGAACAAGGTTTCACTGAATATTAAAAAAGGAGAATGCATTGGGATTATCGGGGAAACAGGTTCTGGCAAGTCTGTTGTAGGGCAATCTGTGCTGCGTTTGCTTGCAAACAATGCCCATGTAAGCGGGAGTATATATTTCCATGGTATGGATCTGCTGGAAATGGACATAAAGGAAATAAAAAATATAAGAGGTAAGGAAATTTCACTGATACCCCAAAATCCTGCAAAATCCCTGAATCCTGTTCTGAAAAATGGAAAACAGGTTATTGAAGTTTTTGATAACAAAAATATTACTTTTCCAGAGAAACGGGAAAAAATTATCTCAATAATGAAACAATTACTTTTCAAAAATGTTAATCACGTATGCAATTCGTATCCACACCAGCTTTCAGGGGGCATGAAGCAAAGGCTTCTGGCTGCAATTGCTCTCTGTTCAGATCCTGAGCTGCTCATAGCTGACGAACCAACAAAAGGACTGGACCCGGATTCTGTAGATAAGGTCTGTGAATTGTTCATGCATATAAAGTCAGACCATAAAAGAACGATGCTGATAATCACGCATGATCTTGATTTTGCTCTCAGTATATGCGACCTAATAGCTGTTATGTATTCAGGGGAGATCGTTGAGGTGAATAGGGCGAAAAAGATTATCAATTCTCCTTCACACCCATACACACAGGGACTTGTCAATGCTCTTCCACGCAATGGACTTGTACCTCTTCCAGGGCAGAGTCCAAGCAGAATATTCCTGCCGACGGGATGTTTCTTTAGCCAGCGATGTAAATTTAATTCAGCTTCATGTGTAAGTGAGCATCCTCTTCTAAGAGAATTTGAGGGAGGCGTGGTCAGATGTCACATGTACTGA